In one Pseudarthrobacter sp. NBSH8 genomic region, the following are encoded:
- a CDS encoding ISL3 family transposase, with product MAHQLGVSWHTVWDAIKAEATRRIGSADRLAGVDALGVDEHVWSHTGPPGSGMVTGIVDHTRDAHGMVHARLLDLVPGRSGKAYADWLKDRGTGFTAGIKTAALDPFRGYANAIRDELPEAITVLDAFHVVKLGSAMVDEVRRRVQQDTLGHRGRKGDPLYGIRRTLQIGAEHLSDKQSARLDAKLTLGDPDHEVTLAWQCYQKLRNIYHARPERGRELVNEVIASFPTCPIPEVARLGRTLKQWKTAILAYFDTNGASNGPTEAINGVIETTRRIARGFRNFTNYRLRCLLAAGGHRPYRIKQTNHA from the coding sequence CTGGCCCACCAACTCGGGGTCTCCTGGCACACCGTCTGGGACGCCATCAAGGCAGAGGCCACCCGCCGCATCGGGAGCGCCGATCGGCTCGCCGGCGTTGACGCGCTCGGCGTCGATGAGCATGTCTGGTCCCACACCGGCCCGCCGGGATCCGGCATGGTCACCGGGATCGTGGACCACACCCGCGACGCCCACGGCATGGTCCACGCCCGGCTGCTGGACCTCGTCCCGGGCCGATCCGGGAAGGCCTACGCCGACTGGCTCAAAGACCGCGGCACCGGGTTCACCGCCGGCATCAAGACAGCGGCGCTGGATCCATTCCGCGGCTACGCCAACGCGATCCGCGACGAGCTACCCGAAGCTATCACGGTCCTGGACGCCTTCCATGTTGTGAAGCTCGGATCAGCCATGGTCGATGAAGTCCGCCGCCGCGTCCAGCAGGACACCCTGGGGCACCGCGGCCGCAAGGGAGATCCGCTCTACGGCATCCGGAGGACCCTACAGATCGGCGCTGAACATCTCTCCGACAAGCAATCCGCACGGCTCGATGCGAAACTCACTCTCGGGGACCCCGACCACGAAGTCACCCTCGCCTGGCAGTGCTATCAGAAGCTCCGCAACATCTACCACGCCCGGCCGGAACGGGGCAGGGAACTCGTCAACGAAGTCATAGCGTCATTCCCGACCTGCCCGATCCCCGAAGTCGCCCGCCTCGGCCGGACACTCAAACAATGGAAGACGGCGATCCTGGCCTACTTCGACACCAACGGCGCCTCCAACGGACCCACGGAAGCAATCAACGGCGTCATCGAAACCACACGCCGAATCGCCAGAGGCTTCCGCAACTTCACCAACTACCGACTCAGATGCCTACTCGCCGCCGGCGGCCACCGACCTTACCGGATCAAACAAACCAACCATGCCTAA
- a CDS encoding GNAT family N-acetyltransferase produces the protein MRPGAIWPVTLECGDLILRPIRYRDKREWTQVRGRNSEWLAPWEASNPASGGALPDYRQMVRSLKIQAAQGTALPFLIAERTPRLAAPVIVGQLTVSSIVWGSAMMATLGYWVDQARAGHGIAPTAVAMATDHCFQALGLHRMEINIRPENGPSLRVVEKLGFRDEGYRPRFLHINGEWADHRTFALTAEEVPEGLLARWLASRS, from the coding sequence GTGCGCCCCGGAGCCATCTGGCCCGTGACACTCGAATGCGGCGACCTGATCCTGCGCCCCATCCGGTACCGGGACAAGAGGGAATGGACCCAGGTCCGGGGGCGCAACAGCGAGTGGCTGGCGCCCTGGGAAGCATCCAACCCGGCGTCTGGCGGTGCGCTGCCTGACTACCGGCAGATGGTGCGGTCCTTGAAAATCCAGGCCGCCCAAGGGACGGCCTTGCCCTTCCTGATCGCCGAGCGCACACCCAGGTTGGCCGCCCCGGTCATTGTTGGCCAGCTGACCGTGTCCTCGATTGTGTGGGGTTCCGCCATGATGGCCACACTGGGTTACTGGGTTGACCAGGCCCGCGCCGGTCATGGCATCGCACCTACCGCCGTGGCCATGGCCACGGACCATTGCTTCCAGGCCCTCGGCCTGCACCGGATGGAGATCAACATCCGGCCCGAGAACGGCCCCAGCCTGCGCGTGGTTGAGAAACTGGGATTCCGCGACGAAGGCTATCGTCCACGCTTCCTTCACATCAACGGCGAGTGGGCGGACCACCGGACTTTCGCGCTGACCGCTGAAGAGGTCCCGGAGGGGCTGCTCGCGCGGTGGCTCGCGTCCCGGTCCTGA
- a CDS encoding transposase family protein, translating into MNNSMSCSGGRWCARADALLGVEGIHVSTVTATGTGLLLRIETGGELAGCPDCGVVAVGHGRRQVRLHDIPCFGRPVRLLWAKRVWRCPDPGCPRMTFTEEHPPGRWVGDRRAAGFRYPGLGPGPPTRGLLAHRLGRHQGRGHPPHRERRSARRR; encoded by the coding sequence ATGAATAACTCTATGTCTTGTTCCGGTGGCCGCTGGTGCGCGCGCGCGGATGCGCTGCTCGGTGTCGAGGGCATCCACGTCAGCACTGTCACGGCAACCGGGACCGGCCTGCTTCTGCGCATCGAGACCGGCGGGGAACTCGCGGGTTGCCCTGATTGCGGCGTCGTCGCGGTAGGCCACGGCCGCCGCCAGGTCCGGCTCCATGACATTCCCTGTTTCGGCAGGCCGGTGCGGCTGCTGTGGGCCAAACGGGTCTGGCGCTGCCCGGACCCGGGCTGCCCAAGAATGACGTTCACCGAAGAGCACCCGCCGGGCCGTTGGGTGGGCGACCGACGCGCTGCAGGGTTTCGATACCCCGGTCTCGGCCCTGGCCCACCAACTCGGGGTCTCCTGGCACACCGTCTGGGACGCCATCAAGGCAGAGGCCACCCGCCGCATCGGGAGCGCCGATCGGCTCGCCGGCGTTGA
- a CDS encoding sugar ABC transporter substrate-binding protein — translation MRKRILAAATSIVAAMVLGGCSTGATSAKDEPVELTYAMWDTTQEPVFRKMFDEFSKKNPNITVKTQVLAFGDYWTKRQTEASNGTLPDVFWTNPQNFPIYASQGILAPVKEGEGVTADAVPATMRGLYTWKNELYTFPNNRDAIGIWYNKDLFDAAGVKYPADNWTVSDYAATAKSLANSGTQVWGTTAPLDSRATYGATIHNEGGRIINSDATKAEIDSPAAIKGIQFWTDLIAQGSAPTLAQQAETDPISLFLSAKAAMHPDGSWMSRSFADSPLGKAGRIGVAPYPKGSAGTNETSTSSLGNVMPKKAKHPAEALKLIQFLGSKDAAKIYTENGIGFTAYPELDQTFIDHFASTIDVRSFSDAVAKAYPIDRSNNTSVWSRKMATDLTPAFEGKTSVADAAAKANSDIQAALDAEKK, via the coding sequence ATGAGGAAACGAATTCTTGCAGCAGCGACAAGTATTGTCGCAGCCATGGTCCTGGGAGGCTGCTCCACCGGGGCGACAAGCGCCAAGGACGAACCGGTGGAACTCACATACGCAATGTGGGACACCACCCAAGAACCAGTCTTCAGAAAAATGTTCGACGAATTCTCGAAAAAAAATCCGAACATTACGGTCAAGACCCAGGTCCTCGCTTTTGGTGACTACTGGACCAAACGCCAGACAGAAGCCAGCAACGGCACGCTTCCTGACGTGTTCTGGACGAACCCGCAGAACTTCCCCATCTACGCATCCCAAGGAATACTTGCTCCTGTCAAGGAAGGGGAAGGCGTCACGGCTGATGCTGTCCCTGCAACAATGCGCGGGCTCTACACCTGGAAAAACGAACTGTACACATTCCCGAACAACCGGGATGCTATCGGGATCTGGTACAACAAGGATCTGTTCGACGCGGCCGGGGTCAAATACCCGGCGGATAACTGGACGGTGTCTGACTATGCGGCAACAGCCAAGTCGCTCGCAAATTCAGGGACACAGGTATGGGGAACGACGGCACCGCTGGATAGCCGCGCCACTTATGGTGCAACTATCCACAACGAAGGCGGCCGCATTATCAACTCGGACGCAACGAAAGCCGAGATTGACTCGCCGGCGGCCATTAAGGGTATTCAGTTCTGGACAGACCTCATCGCCCAGGGCAGTGCTCCAACCCTTGCCCAACAAGCAGAGACGGATCCGATCAGTCTGTTCCTCTCTGCAAAAGCGGCAATGCACCCTGACGGATCCTGGATGAGCCGCAGCTTCGCGGACTCACCTCTTGGTAAAGCCGGACGTATCGGTGTTGCCCCCTACCCGAAGGGGTCAGCAGGAACCAACGAAACCTCCACATCGTCCCTTGGAAACGTTATGCCTAAAAAGGCAAAGCATCCGGCAGAGGCCCTGAAACTCATCCAATTCCTGGGTTCAAAGGATGCTGCCAAGATCTACACCGAAAACGGAATAGGTTTTACCGCGTATCCGGAACTTGATCAGACCTTCATTGATCACTTCGCCAGCACAATTGATGTGCGCAGTTTCTCTGATGCGGTTGCGAAGGCTTACCCGATCGACCGTTCGAACAACACCTCAGTGTGGTCCAGGAAGATGGCCACCGACCTCACGCCGGCATTTGAAGGAAAAACATCGGTTGCTGATGCTGCGGCGAAGGCGAACAGCGACATCCAAGCGGCGCTGGACGCGGAGAAGAAGTAG
- the xerC gene encoding tyrosine recombinase XerC, which yields MRSSDEIENNGRAGRRTIDGYRDTYRRVTKPALAGLRLHELSTGRIYRFLNNVASDHPATARHSKIVLTGMIGLAVRHDALHSNPVRDVGPIKIATKDVKALSVNDVQKLPTVAGRWQEDPAHQGRPRATDLLDVLDIFLATGARIGGGLAIRWQDVDLEAEPPTITISGTVVMEKGRGTYRQDHPKTKAGFRTMKVPPFAVQTLRCKQTAEQPKPEAMLFPSSTGNVRSPHNFRRRCHSHRPGIQFQHAAAQLGPSGTAITEKHYIAGPSQLGMVGLFDPVRSVAAGGE from the coding sequence GTGCGATCCTCCGACGAAATCGAGAACAACGGTCGAGCAGGCCGAAGGACCATCGATGGCTACCGCGACACCTACCGGCGTGTCACCAAACCCGCGCTGGCCGGACTTCGCCTCCACGAGCTCAGCACCGGCCGCATCTACCGGTTCCTCAACAACGTCGCCTCAGACCACCCCGCCACAGCACGTCATTCCAAAATCGTGCTGACCGGCATGATCGGTCTCGCGGTCCGACATGATGCTCTGCACAGCAATCCAGTCCGGGATGTCGGACCCATCAAGATCGCCACGAAGGACGTCAAGGCGCTGTCAGTCAATGACGTTCAGAAGCTCCCGACTGTCGCTGGAAGGTGGCAGGAGGACCCCGCACACCAAGGACGGCCACGCGCTACAGATCTACTGGACGTTCTCGATATCTTCCTTGCCACGGGCGCCCGAATTGGTGGGGGCTTGGCCATCCGCTGGCAGGACGTCGACCTCGAAGCGGAACCGCCAACCATCACCATCTCGGGAACTGTCGTCATGGAGAAAGGCCGCGGCACCTACCGGCAAGACCATCCGAAGACGAAAGCCGGCTTCCGCACGATGAAGGTGCCTCCTTTTGCCGTACAAACACTCCGATGCAAACAAACAGCCGAGCAGCCCAAGCCCGAAGCCATGTTGTTCCCGTCTTCCACAGGAAATGTCCGCAGCCCACACAACTTCCGCAGGCGTTGCCACTCTCATCGACCAGGAATACAGTTCCAACATGCCGCCGCCCAGCTGGGTCCCTCCGGAACTGCGATCACGGAGAAGCACTACATTGCCGGCCCTTCGCAGTTAGGCATGGTTGGTTTGTTTGATCCGGTAAGGTCGGTGGCCGCCGGCGGCGAGTAG
- a CDS encoding 5-formyltetrahydrofolate cyclo-ligase: MSEGSSAAKADIRARHRARRAATDPTHRDAAGAALAAHGAAWAEQLTGGTPSTFCAYLGVEPEPPTLPLIIELHRHGHAVLLPVCEPGRRLSWTQWTPGVEFVRSRYAPVLEPAGPRLGLGVMTSVAALFIPATAVDRDGNRIGQGGGYYDVLLGSLGRDGLEIPFAAVVFDAELLPAGSIPAEDFDRRVPAALTPSGLIRLPDPA; this comes from the coding sequence ATGTCCGAAGGCAGCAGCGCAGCCAAGGCGGACATCCGCGCACGCCATCGTGCGCGCCGTGCCGCGACGGATCCCACTCACCGCGACGCCGCCGGTGCCGCCCTGGCCGCCCACGGCGCCGCGTGGGCCGAACAGTTGACCGGCGGGACGCCGTCGACCTTTTGCGCATACCTGGGCGTAGAACCCGAACCGCCCACACTGCCCCTGATCATCGAACTCCATCGGCATGGCCACGCAGTCCTGCTCCCTGTCTGTGAGCCCGGACGCCGGCTGAGCTGGACGCAGTGGACCCCCGGCGTCGAGTTTGTCCGCAGCCGTTATGCGCCGGTGCTGGAACCGGCCGGACCTCGCCTTGGCCTCGGCGTCATGACGTCTGTTGCCGCACTCTTCATCCCCGCCACAGCCGTGGACAGGGACGGCAACCGCATAGGCCAGGGCGGCGGCTACTACGACGTCCTGCTGGGCTCCCTTGGCCGGGACGGACTTGAGATCCCGTTTGCGGCCGTCGTCTTCGATGCCGAACTGCTTCCGGCCGGAAGCATTCCCGCCGAAGACTTTGACCGGAGGGTGCCGGCTGCCCTGACGCCGTCAGGTTTGATCCGGCTACCGGACCCAGCCTGA
- a CDS encoding alpha-galactosidase, with product MTAQHPSTEAEGGSTATTQDSVSELIHLSSGGVSLVLDTSQRRSPAVVHWGRSLASPIHELRLWAQLDEMPSANSTADTPTRLAILPSHHEGWMGRFGLSGHSDGSSWSPRFHVQSVSLNGEQVHQSEIEAPGGHIEYDLVDSNSGLRVRLEIEMTASGLVRTRATVLVAPETAGSSEPSSTYSLEELAMAFPVPLRASERLDFSGHWGYERAPQRAPISIGSHVRENRRGRTGHDSAYVLHAGVPGFGFESGEVWGVHVGFSGNHRHFLERLGNGVQVLGGSELLLPGEVTIRPGDDFATPWVYWTYGDGLDAAASRFHEFLRNREQHPWKPRPVVLNVWEAVYFDHSPEHLIFLAEKAAGIGVERFVLDDGWFKGRVNDKAGLGDWVVDEERWPDGLRPLIESAKRLGMEFGIWIEPEMVNLDSDLIRAHPDWLLQASAELPRSARTQYVLDLTRVEAYNHILAQLRALLRDNDIAYMKWDHNRDLLEAGSSINHAPAVHRQTVAVYRLMAELRREFPGVEIESCSAGGARIDLGVAEHTDRFWASDNHDALDRQLIQRWTGQLVPPELIGAHIARPQSTTTGRTHSLAFRAGTALFGHFGIEWDISEIDETERQGLARWLEIYKTWRPLLHSGRVVRADMDDDCQLLHGVVARDQSVGLYALVGMRQSASGVPGRIRFPGLAPDRLYRIDLVDSPDFVGHWRNVRWLRDLHGGKGSPTISGELLSTVGLPAPSLQPESLVLFELTCSN from the coding sequence GTGACAGCGCAGCACCCATCAACTGAAGCGGAAGGAGGGTCCACGGCTACAACTCAGGACTCAGTATCCGAGCTTATTCACCTCTCTAGCGGAGGCGTTTCCCTCGTCTTAGACACTTCCCAGCGTCGATCCCCGGCCGTTGTCCATTGGGGCCGTAGCCTGGCATCGCCGATTCATGAGTTGCGGCTGTGGGCCCAACTCGATGAAATGCCGTCGGCGAACAGCACCGCTGACACACCTACGCGACTTGCGATACTCCCATCTCATCATGAGGGATGGATGGGGCGCTTCGGTCTGAGCGGACACTCGGACGGCTCTTCATGGTCTCCGCGATTTCATGTCCAGTCGGTCTCTTTGAATGGTGAACAAGTACATCAATCTGAGATCGAAGCTCCCGGGGGACACATCGAGTACGACCTTGTTGACAGCAACAGTGGCCTCCGGGTTCGACTTGAAATCGAGATGACAGCGTCTGGTCTGGTACGAACCCGCGCAACTGTCCTCGTGGCTCCCGAGACGGCGGGAAGTTCGGAACCCTCCTCAACGTACTCGCTGGAGGAGCTTGCTATGGCGTTTCCGGTGCCGCTCAGGGCCTCGGAGCGGCTGGACTTCTCTGGCCACTGGGGTTACGAACGGGCACCGCAACGGGCTCCGATCAGTATCGGTTCGCATGTAAGGGAGAACCGTCGCGGCCGTACAGGTCACGACAGCGCATATGTACTGCATGCCGGGGTACCGGGCTTTGGCTTCGAATCGGGCGAGGTTTGGGGGGTTCATGTAGGGTTCAGCGGAAACCATAGGCATTTCCTCGAACGGCTGGGAAATGGAGTCCAGGTCCTGGGTGGCAGTGAGCTTCTGCTTCCGGGGGAGGTCACTATCCGGCCCGGCGATGACTTCGCGACTCCGTGGGTCTACTGGACATATGGCGACGGCCTGGATGCTGCGGCGTCCAGGTTCCACGAATTTCTGAGGAATCGTGAACAGCACCCTTGGAAGCCGCGTCCCGTGGTTCTTAACGTTTGGGAGGCCGTGTACTTCGACCATTCTCCCGAACACCTGATATTTCTCGCGGAGAAGGCCGCAGGCATCGGAGTCGAACGCTTCGTTTTGGACGACGGCTGGTTTAAGGGCCGCGTGAACGATAAGGCGGGTCTCGGTGACTGGGTTGTGGACGAGGAGCGGTGGCCAGACGGTCTCCGGCCCCTGATCGAGTCCGCAAAGCGTCTCGGCATGGAGTTCGGTATATGGATTGAACCTGAAATGGTGAACCTGGATTCGGACCTGATCCGCGCACATCCTGACTGGCTCCTCCAGGCATCGGCCGAACTTCCCCGAAGTGCACGCACCCAGTATGTACTGGACCTCACGCGCGTAGAGGCTTACAACCACATTTTGGCGCAGTTGCGTGCGTTGCTGCGCGACAACGACATCGCTTACATGAAATGGGACCACAATCGAGACCTCCTCGAAGCTGGATCGTCGATTAATCATGCGCCTGCCGTGCACCGGCAGACAGTTGCCGTGTACCGCTTGATGGCCGAGCTTAGGCGCGAGTTTCCCGGAGTTGAGATCGAATCCTGCAGCGCCGGCGGCGCCAGAATCGATCTCGGTGTCGCCGAACACACAGACCGATTCTGGGCCTCTGACAACCATGATGCGTTGGACAGGCAACTTATTCAACGCTGGACGGGGCAGCTCGTTCCGCCGGAACTTATCGGCGCACATATAGCACGTCCGCAGTCAACCACAACCGGGCGGACACATTCACTTGCCTTCCGGGCGGGGACGGCACTGTTCGGGCACTTTGGCATCGAGTGGGATATCTCGGAGATCGACGAAACAGAACGGCAGGGGCTGGCGAGATGGCTCGAAATCTACAAGACGTGGCGCCCCTTGTTGCATAGCGGCCGGGTGGTCCGAGCTGACATGGACGATGACTGCCAGCTCCTGCACGGTGTCGTCGCTCGAGACCAGTCGGTCGGTCTTTACGCACTTGTTGGGATGCGTCAGTCGGCCAGCGGCGTTCCGGGACGTATCAGGTTCCCTGGTTTGGCTCCCGACCGGCTTTATCGCATTGATTTGGTGGATTCTCCGGATTTCGTTGGGCATTGGCGCAACGTGCGCTGGCTCCGAGATCTCCATGGTGGTAAAGGATCCCCGACGATCTCGGGTGAGCTGCTCTCCACGGTGGGGCTCCCTGCTCCGTCTCTCCAACCCGAATCACTCGTGTTATTTGAACTTACCTGCTCTAACTAA
- a CDS encoding FmdB family zinc ribbon protein: MPTYAYACKDCGHAFDVFQSFTDSTLTSCPECQGALRKKFNSVGVVFKGSGFYRTDSRDAKGSTVSAAPAPAPAPAAAAPAPATAAAAS; the protein is encoded by the coding sequence GTGCCCACTTATGCTTACGCCTGCAAGGATTGCGGCCACGCCTTCGACGTTTTCCAGTCGTTTACCGACAGCACCCTGACGTCATGCCCGGAGTGCCAGGGCGCCTTGCGCAAGAAGTTCAACAGCGTGGGCGTGGTCTTCAAGGGCTCCGGTTTCTACCGGACTGACTCCCGGGATGCCAAGGGAAGCACCGTTTCGGCTGCCCCTGCCCCTGCCCCTGCCCCTGCCGCGGCCGCGCCGGCACCTGCCACGGCCGCTGCCGCCAGCTGA
- the cpaB gene encoding Flp pilus assembly protein CpaB, translating to MPATLFRPSRGSAPSGRQVRRPLPSARPRGVRGHRLLSWLGRNRRLAIALLLCLAAGITVHQLTPPPTDTVPVLAAARDLPAGTALSATDMTATKIPPGMLTAGAISHTGEAAGKQLAAPLRKGQLVTDSLLLGPGLLTGTPPGSAAVPLRMADPSSIQLVSPGQLVNVVLTRANGYDQQSPSEVLATSVPVLWTSGQGGKTGQWLGTGETDGLIVVAAAPEQAARLAGASTQGKLFFVLVGPEGGAG from the coding sequence ATGCCCGCTACTCTCTTTCGTCCCAGCCGCGGATCCGCCCCGTCGGGACGCCAGGTCCGCCGTCCGCTCCCGTCAGCACGCCCCCGCGGCGTGCGTGGCCACAGGCTATTGTCCTGGCTGGGCCGGAACCGGCGCCTTGCGATAGCGCTCCTGCTTTGCCTTGCTGCGGGGATCACGGTCCATCAGCTCACTCCCCCGCCCACCGATACTGTTCCGGTGTTGGCTGCGGCGCGGGATCTCCCCGCAGGCACGGCCTTGTCGGCCACGGACATGACGGCAACGAAGATCCCGCCGGGGATGCTGACCGCCGGGGCCATATCCCACACCGGTGAAGCCGCGGGAAAACAACTGGCAGCCCCTTTGCGGAAGGGCCAGCTTGTGACCGACTCCCTGCTGCTGGGACCCGGCCTGCTGACCGGAACGCCTCCAGGCTCCGCAGCCGTGCCGTTGAGGATGGCCGATCCTTCCTCCATCCAGCTGGTATCGCCCGGGCAACTGGTCAATGTGGTACTAACCCGGGCGAACGGCTACGATCAGCAGTCCCCCTCAGAAGTGCTGGCAACGTCCGTTCCCGTCCTGTGGACGTCAGGACAGGGCGGCAAGACGGGTCAGTGGTTGGGCACCGGCGAAACCGACGGGCTGATTGTCGTGGCGGCAGCCCCGGAGCAGGCTGCGCGGCTGGCCGGGGCCTCCACCCAGGGCAAACTGTTTTTCGTTCTGGTGGGACCCGAAGGCGGGGCGGGGTGA
- a CDS encoding ROK family protein: MADRIVTLGVKLTPDMAFGTWIDMQGKQLHYAELSIEGASIDAAVKATAELMERSPFEYDVAAIGVGLPATVDPDGRGVHDVAYLGWSSGRLADAVEARTGLRTVLSNDVNAATTYEHWFGLGRGCKDLAVLTLGTGIGCGLIVSGEIVHGVEGRSGLLSHLEIDRSGPICDLGHRGCLSSYASIPSILRQASPYFPGRSFEDLLEIAETGNAIANRIFSDAAIAIGRALALVVNMLGPERVIVTGDGIAVYTTYGDAVNREFERARHWRAAKSETLVDHLPLAGWSKGAAAVALRSVIRDSAAPIN; encoded by the coding sequence GTGGCGGATCGGATCGTTACTCTAGGCGTCAAGTTAACGCCGGATATGGCCTTTGGCACGTGGATTGACATGCAAGGAAAACAGCTGCATTACGCCGAGCTTTCGATTGAAGGGGCGAGCATTGACGCTGCTGTTAAAGCAACGGCCGAACTGATGGAGCGCTCGCCATTTGAATATGATGTGGCGGCAATCGGTGTTGGCTTGCCAGCAACGGTCGATCCAGATGGCCGTGGGGTTCATGATGTTGCTTACCTTGGTTGGAGTTCAGGGCGTCTCGCTGACGCGGTCGAGGCGAGAACAGGGCTCAGGACGGTTCTAAGCAATGACGTTAACGCAGCGACGACCTACGAGCATTGGTTCGGTCTAGGGCGGGGATGCAAGGACCTTGCGGTGCTGACGCTGGGAACGGGTATCGGATGCGGGCTGATAGTCAGCGGCGAGATTGTGCATGGTGTTGAGGGTCGTTCAGGGTTGTTGAGCCATCTGGAAATCGATCGATCTGGGCCGATATGCGATCTCGGGCACCGCGGGTGCCTGTCTTCATACGCGTCCATTCCATCAATTCTGAGGCAAGCGTCACCATATTTTCCGGGCCGCTCATTCGAGGACCTGCTTGAGATAGCAGAAACGGGCAATGCCATCGCCAATCGAATTTTCAGTGACGCGGCTATTGCCATAGGTCGGGCGCTGGCGTTGGTAGTAAACATGCTTGGACCTGAACGCGTAATCGTCACCGGTGACGGCATCGCCGTCTACACGACCTACGGGGACGCAGTGAATCGCGAATTCGAACGCGCGCGGCACTGGCGGGCCGCGAAGTCAGAAACACTCGTTGACCACCTGCCACTTGCAGGATGGTCCAAAGGAGCCGCAGCCGTGGCATTGAGGAGCGTCATTCGTGACAGCGCAGCACCCATCAACTGA
- a CDS encoding DUF4192 family protein — MFITLADNHVGATLRVDLRKPGAEISYAKMVAEYLGHDTSAEGVLLNVYTSEPMNGGHKPHAATIAALTGALAGRGLTIGEGLLVGDRTVSQYDGDPKKGVRLP, encoded by the coding sequence GTGTTCATCACCCTGGCCGACAACCACGTAGGGGCAACCCTCCGCGTCGACCTGCGGAAGCCAGGCGCCGAAATCAGTTACGCAAAGATGGTCGCCGAATACCTCGGCCACGACACCAGCGCCGAAGGTGTGCTCCTCAACGTCTACACCTCGGAGCCCATGAATGGCGGCCACAAACCACACGCGGCAACTATCGCTGCGCTCACGGGCGCCCTGGCCGGGCGAGGACTCACCATCGGGGAAGGACTCCTCGTCGGAGATCGGACGGTGTCACAGTACGACGGCGATCCTAAGAAGGGCGTCCGGCTCCCCTAG
- the galU gene encoding UTP--glucose-1-phosphate uridylyltransferase GalU, with the protein MTTTQQTVRKAVIPAAGLGTRFLPATKAMPKEMLPVVDKPAIQYVVEEAVSVGLNDILMITGRNKRALEDHFDRVPSLEDTLEAKGDLAKLESIQAASNLGDIHYVRQGDPNGLGHAVLRAKQHVGNEPFAVLLGDDLIDARDELLSTMIDVQSKTGGSVVALIEVEPSQISAYGCADVQGIDGEGYVRINKLVEKPSVEEAPSNLAVIGRYVLHPAVFDVLERTGPGRGGEIQLTDALQELAAGEGEGYGVYGVVFRGRRYDTGDKLSYLKACVQLAIDSDDLGPGLREWLPGFAAGLTK; encoded by the coding sequence GTGACTACCACTCAGCAGACAGTACGCAAGGCCGTTATTCCCGCTGCCGGACTCGGCACCAGGTTCCTGCCGGCCACCAAAGCCATGCCCAAGGAAATGCTCCCGGTGGTGGACAAGCCGGCCATCCAGTACGTGGTTGAAGAAGCTGTCAGCGTTGGCCTGAACGACATCCTGATGATCACGGGACGCAACAAGCGTGCCCTGGAGGACCACTTCGACAGGGTTCCTTCGCTGGAGGACACCTTGGAAGCCAAAGGCGACCTCGCCAAACTTGAGTCCATCCAGGCAGCAAGCAACCTCGGTGACATCCACTACGTCCGGCAGGGTGACCCCAACGGCCTGGGCCACGCAGTGTTGCGTGCAAAGCAGCACGTTGGCAACGAACCCTTTGCTGTGCTCCTCGGCGATGACCTGATCGATGCCCGGGACGAACTTCTCAGCACCATGATCGATGTCCAGTCCAAGACCGGCGGATCCGTGGTGGCCCTCATCGAGGTGGAGCCCTCCCAGATCAGTGCCTACGGTTGTGCCGACGTGCAGGGGATCGACGGTGAAGGCTACGTCAGGATCAACAAGCTCGTCGAAAAGCCCAGCGTGGAGGAGGCGCCCTCCAACCTGGCCGTCATTGGCCGCTACGTCCTCCACCCGGCAGTTTTTGACGTGCTCGAGCGCACCGGCCCGGGCCGGGGCGGGGAAATCCAGCTGACGGACGCCCTGCAGGAACTGGCGGCCGGCGAAGGCGAGGGCTATGGAGTTTACGGCGTGGTCTTCCGAGGCCGCCGTTACGACACCGGTGACAAGCTCAGCTACCTCAAGGCCTGCGTCCAGCTCGCCATCGACAGCGACGACCTCGGCCCCGGCCTTCGGGAGTGGCTGCCGGGCTTCGCGGCCGGCCTCACTAAATAG